From the genome of Calliopsis andreniformis isolate RMS-2024a unplaced genomic scaffold, iyCalAndr_principal scaffold0022, whole genome shotgun sequence, one region includes:
- the LOC143186633 gene encoding uncharacterized protein LOC143186633, producing the protein MSGDVQSKKRKEKRRKKDEEDSAIPATSSGNLSENVTDNVTIHIYKESSTGGHWCARIIFFVILAVLTGIIGVIIFEHRGTTDINTPVESSRWAFIFDGWVDDSLSLHDEPHNEKEHTESRELEENARQDNDDTKIEITENQESNEENEDDEEGEEGEEGEDGEEGEEGEEGEEGEENEEDEETEKDVEDEISEEGEEEDIKKEDETEENQYETQEDETEENQYEIQEDETEENQYELEEDEVEENQYNEQEEDPTIDNTSDEQSKVSEDKEEYISTELDDQRRHEAYKYKEQEEADNINYQKLDDTDVLEEIYSTSKEKSKENILYERDNEYHDIVMISDEVFDKFVDIPGINEIQYENVEPLEEVESLEPEEYISDVEKTPEVDEIEEESASVAMKFGVGVALVVAAHFVLVKRWNNEVTFVQSHSKLISSEKKDREEEVFLEKETILDTDRYKEGNKKQKREENTEETKKEDDDDEEVVEEEEEEEEDEEEVEEEEEIDEEEEEEREEEEEEEEEEEEEEEEYEEDKKIKQTQKMKKMVGGEEEEDEIEDFDDSELMSRLEAKYGKVENVQDSEGETKEHKTIQSNIVVKRRHK; encoded by the exons ATGTCTGGGGACGTGCAATCGAAGAAACGAAAAGAGAAGAGACGTAAAAAGG ATGAGGAAGATAGTGCTATACCTGCTACTTCTTCTGGAAACTTAAGTGAAAATGTCACAGACAATGtaactatacatatatacaaagAAAGCAGTACTGGTGGACACTGGTGTGCAcgtataatattttttgttatatTAGCAGTTCTTACTGGCATAATTGGTGTAATTATCTTCGAACATAGAGGTACTACAGATA tCAATACACCAGTGGAATCATCTCGTTGGGCCTTTATATTTGATGGCTGGGTAGATGACTCACTATCCTTACATGATGAGCCTCATAATGAAAAAGAGCACACTGAAAGTAGAGAACTAGAAGAAAATGCAAGACAAGATAATGATGACACAAAAATAGAGATAACAGAAAATCAGGAGTCTAATGAGGAAAATGAGGATGATGAGGAAGGTGAAGAAGGTGAAGAAGGTGAGGATGGTGAGGAAGGTGAGGAAGGTGAGGAAGGTGAGGAAGGTGAGGAAAATGAGGAAGATGAGGAAACTGAGAAAGATGTGGAAGATGAGATAAGTGAGGAGGGTGAggaagaagatattaaaaaagaaGATGAAACAGAAGAAAATCAATATGAAACACAAGAAGATGAGACAGAAGAAAATCAATATGAAATACAGGAAGATGAAACAGAAGAAAATCAATATGAATTAGAAGAAGACGAAGTAGAAGAAAATCAATACAATGAACAAGAAGAGGATCCAACAATAGATAATACATCAGATGAACAAAGTAAAGTTTCTGAGGATAAAGAAG AATACATCAGCACAGAATTAGATGATCAAAGAAGGCatgaagcatataaatacaaagAACAAGAAGAAGCTGACAACATTAATTATCAAAAATTAGATGACACTGATGTATTAGAAGAAATTTATAGCACTAGTAAAGAAAAAAGTAAAGAAAACATACTATATGAAAGAGACAATGAATATCATGATATAGTAATGATATCAGATGAAGTATTTGATAAATTTGTAGACATTCCTGGTATTAATGAAATTCAATATGAGAATGTAGAACCTTTGGAAGAG GTAGAAAGTCTAGAACCAGAAGAATATATTAGTGATGTAGAAAAAACACCTGAGGTAGATGAAATTGAAGAAGAATCTGCTAGTG TGGCGATGAAGTTTGGAGTTGGTGTGGCACTTGTTGTTGCTGCACATTTTGTCCTTGTGAAACGATGGAATAATG AAGTTACCTTTGTTCAAAGTCACTCTAAGTTAATTTCGTCTGAGAAAAAGGACAGGGAAGAAGAAGTATTTTTAGAAAAGGAAACAATTCTTGACACAGATAGATATAAAGAaggaaataaaaaacagaaaagagaagaaaatacagaagaaacaaaaaaagaagatgacgacgacgaagaagtagtagaagaagaagaagaagaagaagaagatgagGAAGAGgtggaagaggaagaagaaattgatgaagaagaggaagaagagagagaagaggaggaggaggaggaagaggaggaggaagaagaagaagaagagtatgaggaagataaaaaaattaaacaaacccaaaaaatgaagaaaatggTAGGaggagaagaagaggaagatgaAATTGAAGATTTTGATGACTCTGAATTAATGTCTAGACTTGAGGCTAAGTATGGAAAAGTAGAAAATGTACAAGATAGCGAAGGGGAAACAAAAGAACATAAAACAATACAAAGTAACATAGTAGTAAAACGGAgacataaataa